One Lytechinus pictus isolate F3 Inbred chromosome 12, Lp3.0, whole genome shotgun sequence genomic region harbors:
- the LOC129272424 gene encoding uncharacterized protein LOC129272424: MGNSAGTESEETQNKNMDRTQALSRKRRHSSRQGASTSHDEDEQPPRSRLRTSRLSGRTSSSSVEIVDIPPQAVTPPIREEEPIDLSLCIVDLTDETETTRNRPLRHSSQDDIVDLTVETHAVDRAPRRVRRTRRGRLMRNSQRGNIIPILSDDSDEENDVMVLPEIDIGETYRTARDETSNSTATGPGRGRQTSPKKRVITCPICMEDETTVSDNGYEDDDGDYDGKDNGGGDD; encoded by the exons ACTCAAGCCCTTTCACGAAAACGGAGACACTCCTCCCGTCAGGGTGCAAGCACTAGCCATGATGAAGATGAACAGCCCCCTCGCTCAAGATTACGGACATCAAGGTTAAGTGGTAGAACAAGTTCTAGCTCAGTTGAGATAGTGGACATACCGCCGCAGGCTGTCACACCACCAATCCGTGAAGAag AACCCATTGATTTGTCATTGTGTATCGTGGACTTAACAGATGAGACAGAAACCACAAGAAATCGTCCACTCAGACATTCATCTCAGGATGATATTGTTGATCTTACGGTTGAAACACATGCAGTCGACAGAG CGCCAAGGAGAGTGAGGCGGACTAGGAGAGGGAGACTGATGAGAAACTCTCAACGTGGTAACATCATACCTATCCTCAGCGATGACAGCGATGAGGAGAACGATGTCATGGTTCTACCAGAGATCGACATCGGGGAGACCTACAGAACAGCCAG ggaTGAGACGTCAAACAGTACAGCCACAGGTCCCGGGAGAGGGCGACAAACATCACCAAAGAAAAGAGTTATAACATGTCCTATCTGTATGGAAGATGAAACAACAGTAAGTGACAATggttatgaagatgatgacggtgattatgatggcaaagataatggtggtggtgatgattaa